In the genome of Agelaius phoeniceus isolate bAgePho1 chromosome 14, bAgePho1.hap1, whole genome shotgun sequence, the window AAGACCTGGGTACCCCTGGTGCCTGCTGCCGTGAGCCCTTCGCCTGAGGTCCCCTTCTCTGAAATGCCAGGGTGGCTGCACAGCAAAAAGCAAAGGCCAAAAAATCGCTCTGGCTTgtgatcccagagctgggtgaTCTCCTGCCATGAAGCTAAGCCCTAGCCCTGCCAGGGTTACAGCCACCGGCTGCAGCAGGCCAGgcccgggcagggcagtgcggggcagagcagggctcagacATGGCAAATAAACTTGACCACTGTGTGGCAGAACCAGCTGGAGTGACCTTATGCCAGGGCCCTGATCTCCGGTGCAGCAGCCCGTGACCTGTCCAGTGGCAGGGGCCAGTGTCTCCAGTGGGACCAGAGGGGCCATCACAGCTGACTCCCAATGGCAATAAGATGTTGATtttgcaggggcagggaggggccTGGGGGCTTCTGGGGTTCTGGTCTGTCCCACTGCAGCAGACGACCAGCTGGCAGTGGGGCAGCCCCACACTCCTTGGCTGTCAGCAAAAAGCTGTGCAGAAGTTGTTGGGACCTGGCACCCTGCCTtggccagcacagccagtgTTTACTTGGGGGTGTCATTTGTGTTCTGTTACTGTCCTGGTGGCTCTTGGGTAACCTCTATCCTAGGTAATCATTGACTGGCCTGGGAAGGCTGGCAGGAGAGACCTCAGATACCAGAGAGACCTGAGTGCTGAGCTCAGGGGAAAATGTCCATGTCAGTGTCTGGAAACGGTGTTAacctggcacagggctgcccccagtgtcacccataCCAAGATTACGAGCTGTCTATCCCTGCCTCAGCATGGcctccaggcagccctgggctcgAGTGGCAGTGGCATTTGGAGGAACCAGACAGAGAGGTCAGCCTTACCCAGGGTGCAGGTCAACCCTTGTCCCGCTGTTCTGCCCTCTGGTCTGGGAGCCAGGCAGTGTGGGCAGCCGCTTCTGCAGGCAGGGCACCACCCAGGCAGCTGGGGACTGAgacaggccatgggcagccCCCAGAGGTACAAGATAAGCCACTCATTTGCAAAGCCTTCTCCAATGGCCACCCCTTTGTGACTTGTGTTCTCTTGTAAGTCCTGGCAAAGTCTGGAGCCTGGCGCCTAGATTTCCCACACTGATTTTCCTGGGGATTATGCTGTTTCTAATGATTAATTAAAGCAAATTGGCCAGGTCCCCCAGGCCCCTAAATCCCAGTTAATCCCCTGGCACCTTCTGTAACTCCAAGTGCTCATTCATTAAGTGGCAGTCCCATGGGGAAGTGTTTGCTCCAAGCGTGGCTCTTCCCACATGAAACCTTCTGGGTCTGGGTTGTTTGTCTGGGTTCGAGAACTTGCTGTTTCTAATTGAGTTGTTTATTCTGGTTCTGTTTGCTCTGAACCAATCTCCCTTTCTTGGCTGGAATGAGGAAGTTCACTTTCTCAGGAACATTTTACTGCTTAGCTGCCTCCTTATCGCCACTAATGATCCCATTAACCTCCTAAGAGCTGTTGTGCTGGCTCTGGCATGGACAGGCAGGAGGCATCTCAGGTTGTTTGTGCCTTTTGCACTCTTGTCACCCGTTTTCATGACCCACCTGTTTTCCACCTGCCTCAGCAACTTTTGTCGACAGTATCTCCTACTGTTTCCTAACACAATCCGACACACTCCATCCCCTTCCCTCTTCTCTCATCCTCTAAGCTTGTCTCCTTGGGGGTGTTTGACCTTGTTTCTACCTGGGAATCTGAAGTCCTTTTGCTACAGCAGTCCCACTCCcacagctgtcccagccctggggagtgTCTGTCCTGAGGATTACACACAAAGCCACCTCACCACGGGTACAAAGCTGTGGCTCCCTGTGTGCTGACCCATGgcagaatgtgggcagatgGCTCCTCACTGGGGTCCAGCTGGGTGGGGGTGACAGAGCAGCCAGCATGTCTGGCTCCCAGAAGCATAACACGCCTGTGCCACAGGCaaggacctgcagggacagctggaccCAGCCAGACCAAagtgtcacagaatcccagaatcccagaactgggattgggttggaagagacctctaaagGTCATCTCCTTCCACCCTCCTGCTATGGACAGGGACAagttccactagaccaggttgctccaagccccctccaacctggccttgaacacttctagggatccaggggcagccacagccactctgggcaccctgtgccagggtctcacccTCCTCATCATAAAAAACTCCTTTCCTATATCCAGTCTAATTCTGTTCCACTTGTCCTATTGCAATAGGCCCTGCTGACAAGTTTTTTCCTCCACAGGACTTGACCAGGCTTGggacacagctgcagcccacagggcacaggccatggcattatttttatttttcccaatgggaaaaCTCATACTGCAGCATAGGAGGATGTAGAAAGGACACctgaggactgagagaatgAGCCAGCTGCTCTCCTTAGGCATCCCCAGCAGTactcagggcagggagaggtgcTGTGCCAAGGGCAGCTGGTGGTGGTGAGGTCTCAGCAGGAGTGCAGTGCACCCAGTGTGCCCAGCACACTGGGGTGGCTGCGGTCTTGCTGCCAGGTTACTGCCTGCTGTTTGTTTCACTTCCTGATACCAACAAACGTCTGTGGCTGGGTGTCAGGGCAGGGTGCCGGGGACACAGACTGCCAGGGAACACTGAGTATCCATCcgagcagccctgccccggcccccgcccTGACAGtgagccctgggcacaggcagccGCTGCCCTCTGCAGCCGGCTGGGCTTGCTCTAGCAGGCCCCCATTccactggggctgtgtggggacaggggTTGGCAGTGTTCCTGGGAGggggggacagccctgggaccTGTGATGGCGCCAAAAGCCCTGAGGGGGCTgtcagctggcactgctgggtccTGTCCCAGCCCTAAGCAGGGGGCACGCCCCAGTTATGTAAGGGCGGCACGGCACCAGGAATAGCAACAGCCGCTCCGCAAGGACTGCCTGTGCTGTTTTGGGATGTGCTGCCACTACCCCACAGGTGCCAGTGCCCGttgggctggcagtgctggcagagggCACAGCGCAGTGTGCCTGTGGTGGGCAGCCCTGCCAGTAGCTCCTGGCATGCGCATGTGCTGGGAACAGCTCCCTTGCCTCTGCCTGGGCCGTGGCCTGCCTGCCATGGAGGCCTGAAACCTCTTACCCAGCTGGGACTGCTTGGAGGCATGCTAGGGTCTCAGCCTGACTTGACCTTGGAAAAACCCCCTTCACAGGGAATGTGAacagagggaaactgaggcacggcaGAAGGGTGGGTGAGCTGTGGGAATAGGCTGAACGAGGACCCTCAGCTCTggtgcagctcctctgtgccctcCACCCACCCTGCTGCACAGGTTCTTGGGGGATGGGCTCTGCATGCTTGGCTTGTTGCTGGTGCATCCTCACACTTGCATCTTGCCCTCTCCAGCTGTCCCAGATGGGGTGGGGTCCCAGTGCTCATGGAATGCTTGTGCAAGTGTCCTGGGAGGCTGCTGCACACAGAGTCTCAGCACCCTGGCTGCCTGTGTAGGCTCCAGCTGGTTCTTGCTCTCACCATGCACCAACCCCCATGGCACTGAGCTACGGCTTGCTTGGGGCTGTGGCGCCATGGGTTGTGCCACTCTCCCGTGAGAGCCTCCACTGTGCAGCACAGCTTCCCCTTCTGAGAGggcccagtcctgggcagctgTGGCGGGCTGACCTGGATCCATAGGGGTGCGGGCTCCAAGGAAAATCCCAGACATGCGTCTGCAAAGCTcccgcagggctgggctgggctgggacatgATGTTCGATTTGAGAAGCAGGGAAGCACACAGTGTTTGAGACACAGGGAGGGATGTTGCATAAGGCCCTTCTGCCTGGCTGGAGTGGAACCTCCCCAGGAGAACACAGTGAAGGAGTGAGAACatccagggctgggggtgtctCCCCCATATCCTGGCCCTTGGGCAGACCCTCAAATtctgctgccctccctgtgctgcttcaAACcccctcccaggctgctgctcaccTACGCTCACTGCACTAAGCATCACACACACAGGCTTCCCACCCTCTGCAACAACATGCACCTCCCGAGCCCTTTTCTCTGTCATTCCCCTGAGCTGAGCCAGTTGGGGTGGatccagggctgggctgggagacactgggggCCAGGAGAGGCTGGGTGCAGGATGTCAGGGGGTGCAGGATGCTGGGGTGTTCGTTAACCCCTGCAGCACCGTGGGGCAGTGGGGAGGTGGGGGCCCTGCAagggctgccctgtgccatTGGCTGGCACTTTGTCACACCATGCCGCAGGACAGGAAAGGCTCTGCCTACCCGTGGGAGGAAGGCTGAGCTCCGAAACAAGTGGATGGGAGCGGGTGGCTGCAATGAGCGGGTTTTGCCACAGCCTGTCCCCATctgcctctgtgctctgcaggacTCCAAGGCTGTAGGGACGGGACAGAGGACGGGGAGAGGCAGCAAACAGGACTTCCAACACCATCACTGCTCCCCTTGAACACCGCTGGATTGAGGGTGCAATTAAAACAAATGTGGCACAGAGCTCATTGCTGCAGGCCAAAGCTTCCCCAGGCAAGAGGGGCCAGAGGGATGGCTGGACGATTTCCCACCACCCCCAACACCCACCGTAGTGACCTGGCCAGTGCAAGCACAGCTGGATCCAGCTGCCCTTCCTGGAGCAGCTGTAAAACCTGACAGGCTGGCAGCACTTGGGGGTCTGCTGTGTGTGTCCCCtacaggctgctgcagtgcctgtgtgtgcaAGGGATGTGTATGCATGTGGTAGAGGAGCCTGAACCtgtttacacacacacagaggaaaagTTATCAGACACACTAGAGCACTTGCAGGGCTTCCtgcacaaggctgctgtggggtcacCATGTTGAGACAGAACAGGGAGGAGAAAGCCACCCAATAGTGATTTCAAGCCCATAGCCTGTGTTTTGGTGTTTACCCAGCGTTTCCAGGGTGCCAACCACCCCCAGCTCTGTGagtcacacagggctgggactgAACCTCCCTCACAACAGCGGAAACACAAAACtgtgtggagctgtgctgctgcagcacagggtaTGGCCACCTAGCTGCTCCCcggccccaggcactgctggcccaaGGAGGGCTCTGTATGGCCCAGGAGATGTGTCTCTAGAAAACCCCACGGGAAGATACTGCACCTTGCTTTACGCAtcctgccagcctggggctctgcacaAACACCTCCAGGCTTTAACCTGTAGTAGccatcagcagccccagagaTGGAGGGTTTGCACATTTTTTTGCCCTCCCTCACGTACCCCATGGAGTTGAATCAAAAGCTGGCTGTGCCCTAGAACAGGGTTGGGGGATTCCCCACTCCTGTCCAGCATTGTTCAATCCAGATGACCCATCCTCTTACTCTCATATTTTGAGATTATATCTAATGTTTTGAGATAgcccaaaatgaaaaaaaaaaccaaccaaacaaaaaatatcaATGATGGCTGTGGGCTGTGAGAACAAAAACACCAGAGGAAGAGCATAGCTGGGGGTACATATAGCCTGGTAAGAGCCTCCTTTCTGCTTGTGCCCCCAAGTCTGCCCTgtacaggtgtgacacagggaaCAGAGACCTGCAGGTTCACAACACTTTTCCCTACCACACATccaggccctggaaggggctgcctGCTCATATTTCCAAAAATCCATCTTGGCTCAGCCAGGGCCATCTAGGGGGAACTAAACCCTACTGCAAAGGTGGCGTGCTGCCAGGTTTTCCCAGCTGGGGAACAGCATCAGCCCAGTATCCTCACCAGTATCCTCACCAGTATCCTCACCAGTCCCATTCCAGCAATTCCCAGTCCCTTCCCCACTGCCACCACCCTCCCCCCCCTTCCCAGCCACAGACACAGCTTGGGGCATGGGTATATATAAAAAGTAAGAGTTTATTGCCATTTCTATCTAGATTTACACAACAGTGTCACCGCTTCTGACATCAAAAGCAATGTCCCGTCACATCCCAGAGAATGggccagggacagaggggagcCCAGGAACACAGGCTGGCTCCTCCACCCTGGTGGGTTAGAGCACAACCTGCCTTGTGGCTCTGCCCAGTGCTCAGTCCAGATCCTCCCAGTGCTGCCGCACGGTTCTGTCAGGTGGGATGCCAGAGAGGAGTGAATCTGCCCCCTCCTTGGTGCCACTCACAATAGTTGGCTGTCCACTGCCAGGTGCTCACCATTCCAGTCTGCCTTTGAATGCCCCAGATGTTGAGATGGGCATGGCTGACCCAGAGCGGGCACCTCAGAGCCTCAGAGGCACCTCTCGTGCACATGTTTATACATAGACACAGCTACAGAAGATGCCCAAACTAACAAAAcaagctttttttccttgtaatcTCCACACTGCTGTGCGTTCAGCCACGGTCTACGCTGTAGCTGCCatccctggtgctgctcagtCTGGGTTGGGTTCCAGCAGGCTCCTGGGTGGCTCACGGGACACATCTGCTTTGCTCACTAAACATGGATCTCCCTCCAATGCCAGGCTTTGCCAGAAAGAGACACCCCCTGCAGAATGCAACCACGGCCTGGGGCTTGGTGTGCGCTCCTTCCAACTGCAGGTTACCATCATGGTGCCAAAgactgcccagctctgctcttcagcagagcccaggacagGCACCACAGATCTCCTCCTGGCGCCTGATGGGCGGTtggatggggagggggggtcAGCTGCCCCTGTCTTCCTTGCAGAAGAGCATCCTCATGAAGGAGACGGCCACTGGCTCTGtgggctggccagggctgcCCGAGGGGCACGGCTCAGTGCCAGGGTCTGGCAGTCCTTCGTGTGAGATGAAGGTGGAAACGATTTTGCAGGAGATTAAGTAGAAAGAGTTCTGTGGCTCTGCCCACCCCGAGGACAGAGCCACCTTACACCGCAGAGCCCCCGGAGTGCTGAGCCGGGGCAGCCACCCCggggctctgctcctcagggcacagcacctctgctgggagccggGACTGGAACTTCTCCAGCTGCTCAGGACTGGCCAGGGTCTTCAGGAGGCTGTTCTCACGCTCCAGCTGGGAGTTTTTCTCCAACAGTTCCTTGATTTGCTCTTTCAGGACCTCCACTTCCTCCCGCACAGCATACATTAGATGATTTTTCACAAGATCCTGCAAAAGGCCATGGAAGAGACCAATTAATGGAGAGTTAATGGTCAGAGGGTTGATCCCTTCTGTTCCCAAGTGCTGGGACAAATGCCAAATGGTGCAGAAGCTTTTCTCAAGGACCATCCCTCCCCACCCCACTGCACTCTCGGAACCCTGGCCAGGGCTTGGTGCTCATCCAGCATAGCTCCCTCAGCCGCCATCTCTTTGGTCTCTCTGCATCCAGAAGCACTTTCCAGGCCCCTCACCTACTCCGGCATTTGGGGGGCTGAAGTTACCCAGCACCCAAGGAACCCGGCTCGGGCAACCCCAGACCCCGAAAGTTCCCCTCCACGTCCACCCTCGCTCCCGGCGCACTGCGGAGCGGCTGGAGCCAATGAGCTTCGCGGCGGTCGCAGACAAAGAGGAGCTCTGCCTGGCAGCGGGATGGGGAGTGGGGACCCCCGTGGGCAGAGGGACCCCCCACCCTGGGCCGAGCACCCACCCGGGAGCGGGAACATCACCCCCGTGCACAGCACCCGCAGGGTGACGGGGGAAGGTGCGGGGAAgaaggggcagagctgcagctcaccATCGCCTGCTCGATCTTGTTGTCAATGGCCACCACGCTGGCTCCGGAGGCGCTGGAAGAAAGCGAGAGGCCGAGGGTCAGCACCGAAAACCTCCCTTCCCCAGGGGTTCGTGCACCGCGACACCTCGTCCCCAACCAGTGGATCGGGGCGTCCTCCTCCCAAAGGGAATTCCTTAATTCAGGCACCGGTCGCGTATGTCCTTTGCTCCCGGAGTAGCAATGCCCCCCCACCTCATCCCTGGGGTTCGCAGCAGCACCCCTCGGGCACTGGGACGCCCCTTCCCCCAGATCTCTGCGGCGAATGGCGGGGACGCCGCGGCGCACCGGGGCCGCCCCTACCTGTTGTCGAGCTTCACGGAGACTACATCCCCCCCGAGcagggaggagaagaaggagatgGAAAAGTTGTGGAGCTGGTAGACAGCCACCTCCATGGGGGACTGGTACATGCCGGTGCTCATAGCTGCGGGCGCTGAAACACGCACTCACACAAACGGAGCAAAACGCACTGCCAGGGCTTCCCCGCCGCCCTCGCTTATATTGGAGGCGCCCGCCCTGCCGGGAGGGGCGAACGCGGCGGAGACCGCCCGCCGCCCGCAGCGCCGCGCCGGGGGCTGCGCCGGTACTGCCCCCGGTACTGCCCCCGGTGCGGCACACTGCCCCTCAGTACCGCCCCCTCACCCCGGGTACTGCACCCGTACTGCCCCC includes:
- the TSC22D3 gene encoding TSC22 domain family protein 3 isoform X2 codes for the protein MSTGMYQSPMEVAVYQLHNFSISFFSSLLGGDVVSVKLDNSASGASVVAIDNKIEQAMDLVKNHLMYAVREEVEVLKEQIKELLEKNSQLERENSLLKTLASPEQLEKFQSRLPAEVLCPEEQSPGVAAPAQHSGGSAV